One region of Polaribacter pectinis genomic DNA includes:
- a CDS encoding site-specific DNA-methyltransferase: MNKIDHNDPLSKSADIVSENIQQLQQLFPEVFKEGKIDWQELQATLGDHIDAENERFSFSWNGKSNARKEAQKPSTGTLRPAPEESVDWENTQNLYIEGDNLEVLKLLQKSYHQKVKMIYIDPPYNTGKDFVYKDNYKDNLSNYLELTGQKDEDGRKLSTNSDASGRYHSNWLNMMYPRLKLARNLLTDDGVISIHIDEHEYSNLEKLLNEIFGEENNLGTIIWDKRNPKGDAKGIAYQHEQIIFFAKNRENFLTNNEFKRPKENALAIIQKAEKLIKKEGVVNDSVRKQFKDWIKTQDFSGGEKAYSFIDDEGDVYRPVSMTWPNKKQSPEDYNIPLIHPVTKKPCPVPDKGWRNPSKTMERLLSEDLILFGKDEGTQPNRKYLLKENMNENVSSLMYFGGSDDDLLKDLDVVFDTPKVVDVAKKIIIPIAKNDDIILDFFAGSSTTAHAVMELNADDNQQRKYVMVQLPEPVEKNHDAYKKGFKFITEISKKRIVNASKKITEEHPEKAKDLDLGFKVFKLDSSNIKAWSPEAENLEQNLLDAVENIKEGRSESDLLFEILLKYGLDLTLPITEHEIAGAKVFNVGAGALLVCLADNITVAVAEGIAELKKELNPEICRVVFKDNGFKDSAEKTNVMQKLKQHNIEEVRSI, from the coding sequence ATGAACAAAATCGACCATAACGACCCATTAAGCAAAAGTGCAGACATCGTTTCAGAAAACATTCAGCAGTTACAGCAACTGTTTCCTGAAGTTTTTAAAGAAGGGAAGATTGATTGGCAAGAACTTCAAGCTACTCTTGGAGACCATATTGATGCTGAAAACGAACGTTTTAGCTTTTCATGGAATGGTAAGTCAAATGCTCGAAAAGAGGCGCAGAAACCAAGTACAGGAACCCTACGTCCTGCTCCAGAAGAAAGTGTAGATTGGGAAAACACCCAAAACCTCTACATTGAAGGAGATAATTTAGAAGTACTAAAATTACTTCAAAAAAGCTACCACCAAAAAGTAAAAATGATTTACATAGATCCTCCTTACAATACAGGTAAAGATTTTGTGTACAAAGACAACTACAAAGACAATCTATCTAACTACCTTGAATTAACAGGTCAAAAAGATGAAGATGGTAGAAAGTTAAGCACCAATAGTGATGCTAGTGGTCGTTACCACTCCAACTGGTTGAATATGATGTACCCTCGTTTGAAGTTGGCGAGAAACTTACTTACTGATGATGGGGTGATATCAATTCATATTGATGAACATGAGTATTCAAATCTTGAAAAACTTTTAAATGAAATTTTTGGAGAAGAAAATAATTTAGGAACAATTATTTGGGATAAAAGAAACCCTAAGGGTGATGCTAAAGGTATTGCGTATCAGCACGAGCAAATAATTTTCTTTGCAAAAAATAGAGAGAATTTTTTGACTAATAATGAATTCAAAAGACCAAAAGAAAATGCTTTAGCAATTATACAGAAAGCAGAAAAATTAATTAAAAAAGAAGGTGTCGTTAATGATTCTGTTAGAAAACAATTTAAGGATTGGATTAAAACCCAAGATTTTTCTGGTGGAGAAAAGGCATATTCGTTTATTGATGATGAAGGTGATGTTTATCGTCCTGTATCAATGACTTGGCCGAATAAAAAACAATCTCCTGAAGATTACAATATTCCATTAATACATCCTGTTACAAAAAAACCTTGCCCAGTTCCAGATAAGGGTTGGAGAAACCCTTCTAAAACAATGGAAAGATTATTGAGTGAAGATTTAATCTTATTTGGAAAAGATGAAGGAACTCAACCAAATAGAAAATACCTTCTTAAGGAAAATATGAATGAAAATGTATCTTCATTGATGTATTTTGGTGGAAGTGATGACGACTTACTTAAGGATTTAGATGTTGTATTTGATACACCTAAAGTTGTTGATGTTGCTAAAAAAATTATTATTCCTATTGCTAAAAATGACGATATTATCCTTGATTTTTTTGCAGGCTCATCAACTACAGCTCATGCGGTTATGGAATTAAATGCAGATGATAATCAACAAAGAAAATATGTAATGGTTCAACTTCCTGAACCTGTAGAAAAAAATCATGATGCGTACAAAAAAGGCTTTAAATTTATTACTGAAATAAGTAAAAAAAGAATTGTTAATGCCTCAAAAAAAATAACAGAAGAACACCCAGAAAAAGCAAAAGATTTAGATTTAGGCTTCAAAGTATTCAAACTTGATAGTTCTAACATCAAAGCATGGTCTCCAGAAGCAGAAAATCTAGAGCAAAACCTACTCGATGCTGTAGAAAACATCAAAGAAGGACGTTCAGAAAGTGATTTACTATTCGAGATTCTACTTAAATATGGTTTAGACCTAACGTTACCAATTACGGAACACGAAATTGCAGGAGCAAAAGTATTTAACGTAGGTGCTGGAGCATTACTTGTGTGTTTAGCAGACAACATTACTGTTGCAGTTGCAGAAGGTATTGCAGAACTAAAAAAAGAATTAAACCCTGAAATCTGTAGAGTCGTATTCAAAGACAACGGATTTAAAGATAGTGCAGAAAAAACCAATGTGATGCAGAAGTTAAAGCAACACAATATTGAAGAAGTAAGAAGTATATAA
- a CDS encoding DUF4391 domain-containing protein, whose translation MNNLIQLLNIDERCVIDKRITKVAISNNSSLNATEKKVLKEIITDIRWLASYKPFNSAIPEFITKLESYDEVQIISIGFMDTKYTKQVVNILQKSMPYPLVLLLEVENEFAISIAKKSINQTDKLKRTIDEIITSSYLDKTSNNEINSSFLRHLDTKTFNTLHLKSFYENFAKLIHQYETSLLTGKFNIKDKKEVTKDASILKNIEEIEKEMISIKSQIKKETVFSDKVNLNIKLKANETKRQNLINKLS comes from the coding sequence ATGAATAATCTAATCCAATTATTAAATATAGACGAGCGTTGTGTAATTGATAAGAGAATTACAAAGGTTGCAATAAGTAATAACAGCTCATTAAATGCAACAGAGAAAAAAGTTTTAAAAGAAATTATTACTGATATTCGCTGGTTGGCAAGTTATAAACCTTTTAATAGCGCAATTCCTGAATTCATAACTAAGCTTGAAAGTTATGATGAAGTTCAAATTATTTCTATTGGTTTTATGGATACTAAATATACCAAACAAGTGGTAAATATTTTACAGAAAAGTATGCCATATCCACTAGTTTTATTATTGGAAGTTGAAAATGAATTTGCCATATCAATTGCCAAAAAAAGCATAAATCAAACAGATAAATTAAAGCGAACAATAGATGAGATAATTACATCTAGTTATTTAGATAAAACTTCTAATAACGAAATTAATAGTAGCTTTTTAAGGCACTTAGACACTAAAACTTTTAATACACTTCATCTTAAATCTTTCTATGAAAACTTTGCTAAGTTAATTCATCAGTACGAAACAAGTCTATTAACTGGTAAGTTCAATATAAAAGACAAAAAAGAAGTAACTAAAGATGCTAGTATTTTAAAAAATATTGAAGAGATTGAAAAAGAAATGATTAGTATTAAGAGTCAGATAAAAAAAGAAACTGTTTTTAGCGATAAAGTAAATTTAAATATAAAATTGAAAGCTAATGAAACAAAGAGGCAAAATTTAATAAATAAATTATCTTAA
- a CDS encoding site-specific DNA-methyltransferase, translating to MNKIDHNDPLSKSADIVSENIQQLQQLFPEVFKEGKIDWQELQATLGDHIDAENERFSFSWNGKSNARKEAQKPSTGTLRPAPEESVDWENTQNLYIEGDNLEVLKLLQKSYHQKVKMIYIDPPYNTGKDFVYKDNYKDNLSNYLELTGQKDEDGRKLSTNSDASGRYHSNWLNMMYPRLKLARNLLTEDGVIFISIDDNEVDNLRKICNEIFGEENFISQAGWQKVYSPKNQARYLSNDYEFVLIYAKHLNNFQIGLLPRTEKMNKRYKNLDSDSRGNWKSGDLVAAGERTGGHYIIKNPTTGEEYDVPQGKHWAYSEPKMRELLIDNRIYFGKDGTSFPSSKQFLSEVKQGRVASSFFSYTDYGHTDEAKKDFIKLFGESGKTIFETLKPVRLIENLMRIANVKANDVFIDFFSGSSTSAQSVMNFNLKEELDIKHIQVQFPEPTEETSEAYKFGYKTIAEIGKQRIKLAGKKITEEHPEKAKDLDLGFKVFKLDSSNIKAWSPEAENLEQNLLDAVENIKEGRSESDLLFEILLKYGLDLTLPITEHEIAGAKVFNVGAGALLVCLADNITVAVAEGIAELKKELNPEICRVVFKDNGFKDSAEKTNVMQKLKQHNIEEVRSI from the coding sequence ATGAACAAAATCGACCATAACGACCCATTAAGCAAAAGTGCAGACATCGTTTCAGAAAACATTCAGCAGTTACAGCAACTGTTTCCTGAAGTTTTTAAAGAAGGGAAGATTGATTGGCAAGAACTTCAAGCTACTCTTGGAGACCATATTGATGCTGAAAACGAACGTTTTAGCTTTTCATGGAATGGTAAGTCAAATGCTCGAAAAGAGGCGCAGAAACCAAGTACAGGAACCCTACGTCCTGCTCCAGAAGAAAGTGTAGATTGGGAAAACACCCAAAACCTCTACATTGAAGGAGATAATTTAGAAGTACTAAAATTACTTCAAAAAAGCTACCACCAAAAAGTAAAAATGATTTACATAGATCCTCCTTACAATACAGGTAAAGATTTTGTGTACAAAGACAACTACAAAGACAATCTATCTAACTACCTTGAATTAACAGGTCAAAAAGATGAAGATGGTAGAAAGTTAAGCACCAATAGTGATGCTAGTGGTCGTTACCACTCCAATTGGTTGAACATGATGTACCCTCGTTTGAAGTTGGCGAGAAACTTACTTACCGAAGATGGAGTGATATTTATTTCTATAGATGATAATGAAGTCGATAATCTCCGTAAAATTTGTAATGAGATTTTTGGAGAAGAAAACTTTATATCTCAAGCTGGCTGGCAAAAGGTTTATAGTCCTAAAAACCAAGCAAGATATCTTTCTAATGATTACGAATTTGTATTGATTTACGCAAAGCATTTAAATAATTTCCAAATTGGACTATTACCTCGAACAGAAAAAATGAATAAGAGGTATAAAAATCTAGATAGTGATTCTAGAGGTAACTGGAAATCTGGAGATTTAGTTGCTGCTGGAGAAAGAACTGGAGGTCATTATATAATTAAAAACCCTACAACAGGAGAGGAATATGATGTACCTCAAGGAAAACATTGGGCTTATTCGGAGCCTAAAATGCGAGAATTATTAATAGATAATAGGATTTATTTTGGTAAAGATGGAACAAGTTTTCCAAGTTCAAAGCAATTTTTATCAGAAGTAAAACAGGGTAGAGTTGCTTCCTCATTCTTTTCTTATACAGATTATGGGCATACCGATGAAGCAAAAAAAGATTTTATAAAACTTTTTGGTGAAAGTGGTAAAACCATATTTGAAACACTTAAACCAGTTAGGCTTATTGAGAATTTAATGAGAATTGCTAATGTCAAAGCTAATGACGTATTTATTGATTTCTTTTCTGGATCATCGACCTCTGCACAATCTGTAATGAACTTCAATTTAAAAGAGGAGTTAGATATTAAGCACATTCAAGTTCAGTTTCCTGAACCAACTGAAGAAACTAGCGAAGCTTATAAGTTTGGATATAAAACAATTGCAGAAATTGGTAAACAACGTATTAAGTTAGCAGGAAAAAAAATAACAGAAGAACACCCAGAAAAAGCAAAAGATTTAGATTTAGGCTTCAAAGTATTCAAACTTGATAGTTCTAACATCAAAGCATGGTCTCCAGAAGCAGAAAATCTAGAGCAAAACCTACTCGATGCTGTAGAAAACATCAAAGAAGGACGTTCAGAAAGTGATTTACTATTCGAGATTCTACTTAAATATGGTTTAGACCTAACGTTACCAATTACGGAACACGAAATTGCAGGAGCAAAAGTATTTAACGTAGGTGCTGGAGCATTACTTGTGTGTTTAGCAGACAACATTACTGTTGCAGTTGCAGAAGGTATTGCAGAACTAAAAAAAGAATTAAACCCTGAAATCTGTAGAGTCGTATTCAAAGACAACGGATTTAAAGATAGTGCAGAAAAAACCAATGTGATGCAGAAGTTAAAGCAACACAATATTGAAGAAGTAAGAAGTATTTAA